CGAGCGCCTCGGCGATGTCCAGCACCGTGACGGAGCCGAACAGCTTGTCCTGCTCGCCCACCTTGCGCTTGATGGTGACCTTGACGGCGCCCAGCTTCTTGGCCTGCTCGTCGGCAGCGCCCTTCAGCTTGGCGTTGCGCGCCGTCTGCACGGACTTCTCGTGCTCCAGCTGACGCAGGTTCTGCTCGCTCGCCAGGACCGCCTTCTTGCGCGGCAGCAGGAAGTTACGGCCGAAGCCGTCCTTCACCGTGACGAGCTCGCCGGACTTGCCGAGGTTGTCGATGTCCTCACGCAGAATGACCTTCATGTTCCTGTCTCCTGTGTTGCGGACCGGCGACTAGCCGACCACCGCGTTGTAGGGGAGGAGCGCGATGCCGCGGGCGCGCTTGATGGCCACCGCCACCTCACGCTGGTGCTTCGCGCAGTTGCCGGAGATGCGGCGGGGGATGATCTTGCCGCGCTCGGTGACGAAGTACTTCAGCGTCGCCTGGTCCTTGAAGTCCACCGACGCGTTCTTCTCCGCGCAGAACCGGCAGACCTTCTTGCGGCCGAAGCCGCGGCCACCGCGCTTGTCGTCGTCGCCGCCCATACCGCCGCGGTCGCCACGATCACCACCACGGTCGCGGTCACCGCCGCGATCACCACCACGGTCGCCACCGCGCGAACCGCCGCCGTAGCCGCCACCGCCACCGGGGCCGCGGGAAGCGCCCGCGCCCTGCTTGCTATCCATGCCGTTGCTCATGAACGTTCTCGTTTCCTGGAAGGTTGGGTGAAGGTCCCGTCAGAGGCGTTACGCCTCCTCCGCGGACTCCTCTTCCGAATCGCCACCCGCGAACTCGGCCGTCTCGCCGCGGAAGCCACCCTCGCGCTCGGCGGGAGCGCCCGGACGGGTCTCCTCGACGTCGCCGGCCAGCTTGAGGTCCTCGAGCACCGGACGCGACTCGGGATCCACCTCGTCCGCGATCTTCACGGAGATGTAGCGCGTCACGTCGTCGATGTTGCGCAGGTTGCGCTCGATCTCCGCCACCAGCTTGCCGTCACCCAGGAAGCTCGTGTGGACGTAGATGGCGCGGGGCTGCTTGGCCACGGGGAACAGGGTCTTCTTCTTCCCCCACACCGTGAAGCGGAGGACCTTGCCGCCCTCACGCGAAACGATGCCGCGGACGCGCTCCTTGAGCTTGTCCACGTTGTCGTCGGTCACGTCCGGCTTGACCAGGAAGATGGTCTCGTACTCACGAAGCCGCTTGGCGGCCTGCGTCTCTGCCATGTTTCTCTCCCCTTGGGGTCGAGTGCCCCCCGGACCATCCGGGGAGCGGGGAAACGGCCGGAGGCCCTCGAAGGCCACCACCGGGGACGGGAAATCCTCTCGCGCGCCCGTCACCGTCGCGCCTTGGCCCGTGCGTGAACACGGGAAGCTTTGAAAGAACATCCACCGGACCGCGCGGGACGCACTCCGGGGGAAGGGGCTTCTAAGAGGACCCCTCCCGGAAAGTCAAGCTCAGCCAGGAGGCTGAGGGGACGGCAGGCGGCCGGCCCGGCGCTTCAGGCCCGGCGGTTGTGGCGGTTCATCGCCGTGGCCAGCCCGTCGCGCACCCAGCTCTCCGCCATGTCCGCCGCCTTGCCGATGAGCTCCTCCAACTGGCGGCGCTCGCCGTCATCGAAGTTGGACAGGACATAGCCCGCCACGCGCTCCTTGGCGTTGGGGCCTTCTGGCTTGCCAATGCCCACCCGCACGCGGATGAAGGCGTCCTCGCCCAGGCACTGCACCATGCTCTTCAGGCCGTTGTGCCCGCCCGCGCCGCCGCCCGCCTTGAGCTGCAGCCGCCCGAAGGGCAGGTCCAATTCGTCGTGCACCACGAGCACGTCCTGCACCGCGACCTTGTAGAAGCGCGCGGCCTCCGCCACGGAGCGGCCGGACAGGTTCATGTACGTCTGCGGCTCCACGAAGAGGATGCGCTCGCCGCCCAGGCTTCCCTGGCCCACCCGCGCCTGGAACTTGTCCTGGGTGAGCTCCGCGCGGGCGCGCGACAGGAGCGCGTCCACCACCATGAACCCGACGTTGTGGCGGTGGCGCTCGTATTCGC
This DNA window, taken from Corallococcus coralloides DSM 2259, encodes the following:
- the rplI gene encoding 50S ribosomal protein L9, whose protein sequence is MKVILREDIDNLGKSGELVTVKDGFGRNFLLPRKKAVLASEQNLRQLEHEKSVQTARNAKLKGAADEQAKKLGAVKVTIKRKVGEQDKLFGSVTVLDIAEALAAQGQQVDRRQLHLAEPIKSLGSYDVELRLHREVTAKIKVDVVAE
- the pth gene encoding aminoacyl-tRNA hydrolase, giving the protein MKLICGLGNPGREYERHRHNVGFMVVDALLSRARAELTQDKFQARVGQGSLGGERILFVEPQTYMNLSGRSVAEAARFYKVAVQDVLVVHDELDLPFGRLQLKAGGGAGGHNGLKSMVQCLGEDAFIRVRVGIGKPEGPNAKERVAGYVLSNFDDGERRQLEELIGKAADMAESWVRDGLATAMNRHNRRA
- the rpsR gene encoding 30S ribosomal protein S18, which codes for MSNGMDSKQGAGASRGPGGGGGYGGGSRGGDRGGDRGGDRDRGGDRGDRGGMGGDDDKRGGRGFGRKKVCRFCAEKNASVDFKDQATLKYFVTERGKIIPRRISGNCAKHQREVAVAIKRARGIALLPYNAVVG
- the rpsF gene encoding 30S ribosomal protein S6: MAETQAAKRLREYETIFLVKPDVTDDNVDKLKERVRGIVSREGGKVLRFTVWGKKKTLFPVAKQPRAIYVHTSFLGDGKLVAEIERNLRNIDDVTRYISVKIADEVDPESRPVLEDLKLAGDVEETRPGAPAEREGGFRGETAEFAGGDSEEESAEEA